From Myxocyprinus asiaticus isolate MX2 ecotype Aquarium Trade chromosome 49, UBuf_Myxa_2, whole genome shotgun sequence, a single genomic window includes:
- the ccnt2b gene encoding cyclin-T2b isoform X2, producing the protein MMAAVQQGFSKWLFTQEQFENTPSRRCGVEPDRELSYRQQAANLIQDMGQRLNVSQLTINTAIVYMHRFYMLNSFTKFHRNIISPTTLFLAAKVEEQPRKLEHVIKVAHACLNPQDPPLDTKSNAYLQQAQELVLLETVVLQTLGFEITIEHPHTDVVRCSQLVRASKDLAQTSYFMATNSRTF; encoded by the exons ATGATGGCGGCCGTGCAGCAGGGGTTCAGTAAATGGCTCTTCACCCAAGAACAGTTCGAAAACACGCCGTCCCGCCGCTGCGGTGTCGAGCCCGACCGGGAGCTCTCATACCGACAGCAAGCCGCCAACCTCATCCAGGACATGGGACAAAGATTAAACGT ATCCCAGCTTACAATTAACACTGCAATCGTTTACATGCACAGATTTTATATGCTTAATTCCTTTACCAAATTCCATAGAAAT ATTATCTCTCCCACCACGTTATTTTTGGCTGCTAAAGTGGAGGAGCAGCCCAGAAAACTGGAACACGTCATTAAAGTAGCACACGCTTGCTTGAACCCTCAAGACCCTCCACTGGATACCAAGAGCAAT GCGTACCTCCAGCAAGCCCAAGAGCTGGTGCTGTTGGAGACCGTAGTGTTGCAGACACTCG GGTTTGAGATTACAATAGAGCATCCACACACAGATGTGGTGAGATGTTCCCAGCTAGTGCGAG CGAGCAAGGACTTGGCCCAGACCTCCTATTTCATGGCTACCAACAG cagAACTTTCTAG
- the ccnt2b gene encoding cyclin-T2b isoform X1, translating into MMAAVQQGFSKWLFTQEQFENTPSRRCGVEPDRELSYRQQAANLIQDMGQRLNVSQLTINTAIVYMHRFYMLNSFTKFHRNIISPTTLFLAAKVEEQPRKLEHVIKVAHACLNPQDPPLDTKSNAYLQQAQELVLLETVVLQTLGFEITIEHPHTDVVRCSQLVRASKDLAQTSYFMATNSLHLTTFCLQHKPTVVACVCIHLACKWSNWEIPVSSDGKHWWEYVDRSVTLQLLDDLTHEFLQILEKTPSRLKRIRNWRATQAAKKPKLDNQSIDSPFQGSSLNQDTSLMTSMCDIRGGLYSELSTSFPLDGASISLNGLSNLQSSSFSFPAPITQSADALLTLQGAPVSKHGNSSASLAPQKLTLEKYREKQAAELEQRRRHEDEESDQHRKHGHLTSEQSTSVRVKYSLQERSLKSGSLKRRHPSSSENGSASQEELKMKIKVSSESSGSSSSSKSRHSPRSSREKHREHSSHKVARNDSSHTRTHTHTHSSHHHHHHHHSLSKTHRSSKSHSSSASIPVNQQIGHAHLAKVDRRLGEGQSSEPNAALINNGPHMDYEDTFNMLDSLLNAHNF; encoded by the exons ATGATGGCGGCCGTGCAGCAGGGGTTCAGTAAATGGCTCTTCACCCAAGAACAGTTCGAAAACACGCCGTCCCGCCGCTGCGGTGTCGAGCCCGACCGGGAGCTCTCATACCGACAGCAAGCCGCCAACCTCATCCAGGACATGGGACAAAGATTAAACGT ATCCCAGCTTACAATTAACACTGCAATCGTTTACATGCACAGATTTTATATGCTTAATTCCTTTACCAAATTCCATAGAAAT ATTATCTCTCCCACCACGTTATTTTTGGCTGCTAAAGTGGAGGAGCAGCCCAGAAAACTGGAACACGTCATTAAAGTAGCACACGCTTGCTTGAACCCTCAAGACCCTCCACTGGATACCAAGAGCAAT GCGTACCTCCAGCAAGCCCAAGAGCTGGTGCTGTTGGAGACCGTAGTGTTGCAGACACTCG GGTTTGAGATTACAATAGAGCATCCACACACAGATGTGGTGAGATGTTCCCAGCTAGTGCGAG CGAGCAAGGACTTGGCCCAGACCTCCTATTTCATGGCTACCAACAG TCTACACCTGACCACCTTCTGCCTGCAGCACAAACCCACAGTGGTGGCGTGTGTTTGTATTCACCTGGCTTGCAAGTGGTCCAACTGGGAGATCCCCGTCTCTTCAGATGGGAAACACTGGTGGGAGTATGTGGATCGGTCTGTGACACTGCAACTGCTTGACG ATTTGACACATGAGTTTCTACAGATCTTAGAGAAAACGCCAAGTAGACTAAAAAGAATCCGAAACTGGCGG GCCACGCAAGCTGCCAAGAAACCAAAACTCGACAACCAATCAATAGATAGTCCCTTCCAGGGTTCTTCTCTGAACCAGGACACCTCATTGATGACAAGCATGTGTGACATCAGAGGGGGCTTATATTCTGAACTGTCCACCTCTTTCCCATTGGACGGGGCATCGATTTCTCTCAACGGCCTGTCGAACTTGCAGAGTTCCTCCTTCAGCTTTCCCGCACCAATTACCCAGAGCGCTGATGCTTTATTAACGCTCCAGGGGGCGCCGGTGAGCAAACACGGAAATAGCTCGGCATCTCTCGCCCCTCAGAAACTCACTCTAGAGAAATACCGTGAAAAACAAGCGGCTGAATTGGAGCAAAGACGCAGACATGAAGATGAGGAGAGTGACCAGCATCGCAAACATGGGCATTTAACGTCCGAACAATCTACGTCAGTCAGGGTGAAGTATTCGCTACAGGAGAGATCGTTGAAAAGCGGGTCGCTCAAACGACGCCACCCTTCATCATCGGAAAATGGTTCTGCCAGTCAGGAAGAACTGAAGATGAAGATAAAGGTTTCGTCGGAAAGTAGcggaagcagcagcagcagtaaaAGCCGACACAGTCCGCGCTCCAGTCGCGAGAAACATCGCGAGCACTCATCGCACAAAGTGGCGAGAAACGATTCGTCGCAtacgcgcacacacactcacacacatagtAGCCACCATCACCACCACCATCACCATTCATTGTCCAAAACTCACCGATCTTCCAAGAGCCACTCCTCCTCTGCCTccatacctgtcaatcaacagATAGGCCATGCCCATTTGGCGAAGGTTGACAGGAGGCTGGGGGAGGGGCAGAGTTCTGAGCCCAATGCTGCTTTAATTAATAATGGTCCACACATGGATTATGAAGACACTTTTAATATGCTTGATTCCCTATTAAATGCACACAACTTCTAA